A stretch of Geotrypetes seraphini chromosome 2, aGeoSer1.1, whole genome shotgun sequence DNA encodes these proteins:
- the LOC117354511 gene encoding oocyte zinc finger protein XlCOF6-like: protein MLKQLSAHMKDRSARLPVTLEDITVYFSQEQWEYLNEGQKELYREVMKENYETLISLGTNHESIDPEVLSRIKQEEKLRIWDLQESGDREDARSYTGKDDLRYGDSEGHYWEISEKPKREKMLSEKDEPSSCSDFEKKGKNQWISENKQNNSTRDSALRKRSARIIPGIGKEQRSQMRDQSCFCDVCEIFLSNCVALKSHQRSGPEETPAACTDCTKIFSRKGELRKPQKTCLKETHGTCSECGKDFNNAKKLIQHQKGHQKSRMCKSSKYEESFINKAHFSKYQKNDTDDRVCSCLDCDKSFDQEENFIRNAQFHPEERPISVNETKKSFSQKAFTEHTKIESVISAESDKILCRKGNLSKRQKVQKDEIPYTYSDCGKSIHRKGKLCQRIHSEVKPFTSTEYDKSFSQKSAFTSHLGIHSEIKRFACTECGKNFRRKVHLTVHMKIHSGLKPFACTECGKCFTQKIHLIKHQKIHTRVKPFAYTDHDENFSEKKLLVTHQKNHREVKRYICNKCGKAFGQKSALSRHERIHSEVKPITCTECGKSFGRKEHLMIHQRTHTKMKELIYNESAKRDKPLATHGRIQMGIRPFTCTECGKSFRRKEHLTVHQIVHSGLKPFTCTECGKCFSRKVYLTIHQRSHTGIKPFACTECGKGFSKKESLIIHHRIHSGEKPFSCTECGKSFNQKSAVTTHQRIHSKIKPFLCTECGKSFSRKEHLIVHQRIHTGERPFTCMECGKSFNQKAYLKVHQKSHTGVKPFKCSKCNKSFNQKAYLTVHQRTHTEVKAFTCSECNKSFSQKPYLKVHQRIHMEVKPFTCTECGKSFSRKAYLKVHQRVHTRVKPFTCSECGKGFSQKLNLKVHQRIHI, encoded by the exons atgctgaagcaGCTGTCAGCGCACATGAAGGATCGCTCAgccagg TTGCCAGTGACGCTTGAGGATATCACTGTCTATTTCTCCCAAGAACAGTGGGAGTATTTGAATGAAGGCcagaaggagctttacagggaggtgatgaaggagaattatgagacACTGATCTCACTAG GCACCAACCACGAAAGCATTGATCCTGAAGTATTATCAAGgattaaacaagaggaaaagcTGCGTATCTGGGATTTGCAGGAGTCAGGAGATCGTGAAGATGCTCGCTCATACACAG GAAAAGATGATCTCAGATACGGTGATTCAGAAGGACATTACTGGGAGATCAGTGAGAAGCCTAAAAGGGAAAAGATGTTATCAGAAAAAGACGAGCCCTCTTCCTGCTCTGACTTTGAGAAAAAAGGCAAAAATCAGTGGATCtcagaaaataaacaaaataattcAACAAGAGACTCCGCTCTACGTAAACGCAGCGCCAGAATTATCCCAGGCATAGGGAAAGAGCAGAGAAGCCAGATGAGAGATCAAAGTTGTTTTTGTGATGTGTGTGAGATATTCCTCAGCAACTGTGTAGCTCTGAAATCACATCAGAGATCTGGGCCTGAAGAGACGCCAGCTGCATGCACAGACTGTACAAAAATCTTCAGTAGAAAGGGAGAACTACGGAAACCACAGAAAACATGCCTAAAAGAGACACATGGCACATGTTCTGAGTGTGGGAAAGATTTCAATAATGCGAAAAAGCTAATACAACATCAGAAAGGTCATCAAAAATCTAGAATGTGCAAAAGTTCAAAATATGAGGAAAGCTTTATTAACAAAGCACACTTTTCAAAGTACCAGAAAAACGACACCGATGACAGAGTGTGTTCATGTCTTGATTGTGACAAAAGCTTCGACCAGGAAGAAAACTTTATAAGAAACGCACAGTTCCACCCAGAAGAGAGACCAATTTCAGTGAATGAAACTAAGAAAAGCTTCAGTCAAAAAGCATTCACAGAGCATACAAAAATCGAATCAGTCATTTCTGCTGAATCTGATAAAATCTTATGCAGAAAAGGAAACCTTTCAAAACGCCAGAAAGTTCAGAAAGATGAGATACCATACACTTATTCTGACTGTGGTAAAAGCATCCATCGGAAAGGAAAGCTGTGCCAGAGAATCCATTCAGAAGTAAAACCATTTACTTCTACTGAGTATGACAAAAGTTTCAGTCAGAAGTCAGCGTTCACAAGCCATTTGGGAATCCATTCAGAAATTAAACgatttgcatgtactgagtgtggcaaAAATTTCCGTCGTAAGGTACACCTCACAGTGCACATGAAAATCCATTCAGGATTGAaaccatttgcatgcacagaGTGTGGTAAATGTTTTACTCAGAAGATACATCTCATTAAACACCAAAAAATCCACACGAGAGTGAAACCATTTGCATATACTGACCATGATGAAAACTTTAGTGAGAAGAAGCTACTCGTCACCCATCAGAAAAATCACAGAGAAGTAAAACGATATATATGTAATAAGTGTGGCAAAGCCTTCGGTCAGAAGTCGGCGCTCAGCAGACATGAAAGAATCCATTCAGAAGTAAAACCaattacatgtactgagtgtggtaaaagtttTGGTCGGAAGGAGCACCTCATGATCCATCagagaacacacacaaaaatgaaAGAACTTATATATAATGAGAGTGCCAAAAGAGATAAACCACTCGCTACCCATGGGAGAATCCAAATGGGGATTAgaccatttacatgtaccgagtgtggtaaaagcttcagacGGAAGGAACACCTCACAGTGCACCAGATAGTCCATTCAGGattgaaaccatttacatgtacagaGTGTGGTAAATGCTTTAGTCGGAAGGTTTATCTCACAATACACCAAAGAAGCCACACGGGAATAAAACCTtttgcatgtactgagtgtggtaaaggctttagtaaaaaggaatcACTCATTATACACCACAGAATACACTCAGGGGAGAAACCTTTTTcgtgtactgaatgtggcaaaagCTTCAATCAGAAGTCAGCAGTTACAACACACCAGAGAATCCATTCAAAAATAAAGCCATTTCTGTgcactgagtgtggtaaaagtttCAGTCGGAAGGAGCATCTCATTGTACACCaaagaatccacacaggagaGAGGCCATTTACATGTAtggaatgtggtaaaagcttcaatcaGAAGGCATACCTCAAAGTGCACCAGAAAAGCCACACTGGAGtgaaaccatttaaatgttccaagtgtaataaaagtttcaatCAGAAAGCATACCTCACAGTACACCAGAGAACCCACACAGAAGTGAAGGcatttacatgttctgagtgtaataaaagctttagtCAGAAGCCATATCTCAAAGTACATCAGAGAATCCACATGGAagtgaaaccatttacatgtacagaatgtggtaaaagcttcagtcGGAAGGCATACCTCAAAGTGCACCAGAGAGTCCACACAAGAgttaaaccatttacatgttctgaatgtggtaaaggTTTCAGTCAGAAGTTAAACCTCAAAGTGCACCAGAGAATCCACATATGA